A genome region from Streptomyces sp. S4.7 includes the following:
- a CDS encoding CBS domain-containing protein, with product MLVRDAMSTVVLTIGPTHTLRQSAQLMAARRVGAAVVLDTDKSGLGIITERDILISIGAGQDPEEELAGTHTTTEVVYASPTWTLEEAAEAMTHGGFRHLIVCDDHEPVGIVSVRDIIRCWAPVARRPSALTG from the coding sequence ATGCTCGTCCGTGACGCCATGAGCACGGTGGTCCTCACCATCGGGCCCACCCACACACTCCGCCAGTCCGCGCAGCTGATGGCGGCACGCCGGGTCGGCGCCGCCGTCGTCCTGGACACCGACAAGAGCGGCCTCGGGATCATCACCGAGCGTGACATCCTGATCTCGATCGGCGCCGGCCAGGATCCCGAGGAGGAACTGGCCGGGACGCACACCACCACCGAGGTCGTGTACGCCTCACCGACCTGGACCCTGGAGGAGGCGGCCGAGGCGATGACGCACGGTGGCTTCCGTCATCTGATCGTGTGCGACGACCACGAGCCGGTCGGCATCGTCTCCGTACGCGACATCATCCGCTGCTGGGCCCCGGTCGCGCGGCGCCCGTCGGCCCTGACCGGCTGA
- the hisN gene encoding histidinol-phosphatase, protein MPDYHDDLRLAHVLADAADAATMDRFKALDLKVETKPDMTPVSEADKSAEELIRGNLQRARPRDAVLGEEYGIEGTGPRRWVIDPIDGTKNYVRGVPVWATLISLMVAGEGGYEPVVGVVSAPALARRWWAAKGGGAYSGRSLSAATRLRVSNVSRIGDASFAHSSLKGWEEQGRLDGFLDLTRACWRTRGYGDFWQYMMVAEGSVDMCAEPELSLWDMAAPSIIVQEAGGRFTGLDGRSGPHSGNAAASNGELHEELLGYLNQRY, encoded by the coding sequence ATGCCCGATTACCACGATGATCTGCGACTCGCCCATGTCCTCGCGGACGCCGCCGACGCCGCGACGATGGACCGGTTCAAGGCCCTCGACCTGAAGGTCGAGACCAAACCGGACATGACCCCGGTGAGTGAGGCCGACAAATCGGCCGAGGAGCTGATCCGCGGCAATCTCCAGCGCGCGCGGCCCCGTGACGCCGTACTGGGCGAGGAGTACGGCATCGAGGGCACCGGCCCGCGCCGCTGGGTCATCGACCCGATCGACGGCACCAAGAACTACGTACGCGGCGTGCCCGTCTGGGCGACGCTGATCTCGCTGATGGTGGCGGGCGAGGGCGGCTACGAGCCGGTGGTCGGCGTGGTGTCGGCGCCCGCGCTGGCGCGCCGCTGGTGGGCGGCGAAGGGCGGCGGCGCGTACTCGGGCCGCAGCCTCTCCGCGGCGACCCGGCTGCGCGTCTCGAACGTCTCGCGCATCGGGGACGCCTCGTTCGCGCACTCGTCATTGAAGGGCTGGGAGGAGCAGGGCCGCCTCGACGGGTTCCTGGATCTGACCCGCGCCTGCTGGCGGACGCGCGGGTACGGCGATTTCTGGCAGTACATGATGGTCGCCGAGGGCTCCGTCGACATGTGCGCGGAGCCGGAGCTGTCGCTGTGGGACATGGCGGCGCCGTCGATCATCGTCCAGGAGGCGGGCGGGCGGTTCACGGGCCTGGACGGGCGTTCGGGGCCGCACAGCGGCAACGCGGCGGCGTCGAACGGGGAGTTGCACGAGGAGCTGCTCGGTTATCTGAACCAGCGCTACTGA